DNA from Leptospira langatensis:
CGATTCAAAGAATTGCGTACGTTAGACGGCGGATTCGCCGAGATTGACATCGATATGGAAACCAGAGAATGGGCCTTGAGCCATGTCATGCATTTCGGAGAGTCCATCTATGTCCAAGAGCCTGGAGAATTAAGAGAGGCGATCATCCAGAGAGCAAAAGACATCCTCGAAATGTATCGTTCTTAATTTTAAATTAACACGATTTCGCCTCAATGATGAGTGATTTTATTTTGGACCCGTGGTAATCTTTTTCTAAGCTGTTGCTTCTAATTGCGGAGATGTCTTCGACCTTGAAAAACTACTGGATCCGAAATCTCAACTTCCTGGAAAATATGGAAGATGCGATCCTTATTGTCGACGCCAAGGGGAAGGTCCTGGACTCGAATCATTCTGCCCAAAATATGGGCCTGCTCCCCGAAAAGAATAACGTAAAGGAACGTTTTTGGTATTCCAAACTGGTAGATCAGGATCCTAAGGAACATTCCTATCTTACTATTCCACTCCCCTCCGGAAAGAAACGATTCGTATGTAGGACAATCTCCATTCTAGTAGATGAGAAGGAACCGGCAAAAGCATTCTATTTTCGGGACCTGACGGATCAGATCCTCTATCAAGCCAAGGCAAAGCGCTTCGAGTCACTCTTCAGAAGAAGAGAACTAAAGATCAGAGAATTAGAAATTCGTGATAAACTCACCGGATTATTCAATCGGATGTATACGATCGAAGCATTTCAAGCGGAAGTCCATAGAGCGGAACGAAGTGAGTCCAAGATAGGAGTCGTATATTTTGATGTGGACCGATTGAAAGCGATCAACGAGATCTACGGCACAAGCAAAGGAGACGAGTTCCTAAAGGCATTCGGAAAGATCCTGTTGGACAATTCGAGACGAAGCGACATCTCCTCCAGAGTAGCCGGCGAAGAATTCCTTTTACTTCTTCCCGGTGCGAGTAGGAATATAGTCTTGGAAAGAGCCGAAAAGATCAGAAGGTTATTCTCAGAATTCTCTATAACTGAGAAATCAAAAGCCATCCAAGCAAGCGTTTCCGTCGGAGTCGCCATGTTCCCTGAAGACGGATCGACCCAAGACATTTTATTGAAAGAAGCCCAGGCGGCACTTTCCGTAGCAAAAAAATCAGGAAGGAATAGGGTCGTCTCCACGAGCAGAGGGGATTTCGAAATTTAGATCTTCCTTCGGATCTTACTCCCTTACTCTTTCGCTTCGCTTTGCACATCAAACCAGCGCTTGCAAAAATTGATTTATCCAATTCGATCTAAGATGTCTTATGGAAGGATGGGTCATGTAGAACGTTTCGAAGGTGAAAGAGCTCAGATCTACGAGAGAAGGATAAGTAAGATGATCCCTTTCTACGATGGGATCATGGAATTGGTCGCGACCGAGTTATTGGCAATCACTCCGGAATCCGGAAATATTCTTTCAGTAGGTTGCGGAACGGGAGGAGATTTCAAGAGCCTTTTAAAGATCGCTCCCGAAAGATTTTCCATCACTGGAATAGACCCTTCTCCTGAAATGATAGAGCAAGCAGTTCGAAAATATAAGGAAATCCATTTCGAATGCAAAACGGTAGATCAACTTCCTCTCGATCCCAAATTCCATTCTGCCACTTTATTATTGGTCCTTCATTTTATAGAAGATGACGGTGGAAAACTTTCCCTCTTAAAGGAGATCTATGATCGATTGAGGCCCGGAGGAAGTCTGATCCTATTCGACCTTTTCAAATCCATGCCGGAAGAAGATGACACTCTTCATTCCTACGTTAGATCCTATCTTTTGCAATTCAAAGGCTGGGAAGAAGAAGCCTTAACACAATATCTGAAAAGATTCTACGAATTGCATAGGATCCCGGAATCCAGATATCTGGAACTTTTTAAGGAAGCCGGTTTCTCCCGGGTCCAAAGAAAATTCCAGGCGTTTCATGTAGGAGGATGGATGGCGACTAAGAAGGCTTAAAGGAAGAAGTCATATTCTTGGACGCTAACTTCTTCTCATAAAATTCCTTAGAAGCGGCATAGATCGTCTTTTCAAAGGTGGCATAGACTTTTCCTTCTTCATCCTCGTATTTTACGGGAAGATCGAATACTATTTCACCTTTTTCTAATATTCCTTGTCTTGTTCTTTCGATCAATTCTTCAGTGATCAGGAATTTGGCCTTTACCTTGCCCACGATGGGCCTTACGAATTTTACCTTGGCAGCCTTGTCCCAGACCACATATTCCGGACCGAGGATCCACATCATGAGCAACATGAAATAAGGATCTACAGAGCTATAAATGCTTCCTCCATAAATCGTTCCAACACGGTTCAGTGTTCGAAGATTCTTTTTCAAGCCCACATGCAGCTCTTTATAGTCGGAAGAGATGAACTGGATCTTTCCTCCGGTACACCAAATACAAGGCCAGTAATTCAAGCGCAGCCTAAGCCACCAGGTGGAGAGTGATTCCTTTTTATCCGTCTTATATAGTTTCATAACAAAACCGTGCAATGATCCGCTTCGAAGTCTTAAAAGCAGCCCAGCGTTTCATTCCGAACTGAGCAAGAATTTTTTCAGGATATTCCGATGATCGCTTCCGTACTTCTTACTCAGAATGTTTTGCAATTCGGTTTCGTTCCTTACGGATTGCTCCCCTTCCAAACCGAAAGAACGTGCGCGAAGGAATAAGCCGAAATGGCCAAGGAAATTGACGCAGAAAGTCCCGCGATGCCTAATCCAATGGGGGGGACCGCAGAATACCAAGGGAAGCGTATGATAAATCCGTTTTTCGTATTTCTTAGGATCTCGTTTTAAGCTTGCCCTGGTTCCCACTCCATTCGATCATCCTTCAGCGAGTTTTAGCACTAAGACCGAAAATATGAGGCAAGATCGAGAATGTTATCCCCCTTCTTCGGAGAACTTTTAGGGACCTTTACGCTTATCCTTTTAGGCGACGGAGTAGTCGCAGGCGTATTATTAGAAAAATCTAAAGCAAAGGATTCCGGATGGATGGTGATCACTTCCGCCTGGGCCTTTGCAGTCATCATTGGGGTCTTCGTTGCCAAGGCATTCGGAAGTCCGGATGCTCACTTAAATCCTGCGATCACTTTAGGATTCGCAGTACAATCCGGAAACTATTCTAAAATCTTAACATACATTCCTGCGCAATTGTTAGGGGCCTTTCTGGGCGCATCCGCAGTTTATATGCATTATCTTCCGCATTGGAAGGAAACTAAGGACAAGGGAAAGATCCTTGCTGTCTTTTCTACGGATCCCGCGATAAAACATAGGAGTTCAAATTTCATCAGTGAATTTTTAGGGACCTTCGTTTTAGTGCTTGGGGTTTACTCCATCTTCTCTCCTCAGATCACGGACCTAACAACTCCTATGGGGATCCTTTCCGTAGGGATCCTAGTCTGGGCCATAGGACTTTCTATGGGAGGAACAACTGGCTATGCGATCAATCCTGCGAGAGATCTAGGTCCCAGACTCGCTCATTCTATTTTACCGATCCCTAATAAAGGTCCATCCGGTTGGGAATACGCCTGGCTTCCGGTCCTTGCTCCGCTTGCAGGAGGAGTCGTAGGCGGATTTTTATTAAAAGTATTTTTTGGATCGTAATACAGGATGATCTTAGATCGAATACACTGGAAACACATGAAACTTTTCTTTCTCAAAACATTCAGCCTGATCCTCGCCGCTTTTCTTTTTTACTGTGGAGGAGATCAAATCCGCAATCAACCTATGGACGGAACATTGGATTCCCAAGGGCACAGAGGAGCGAGAGGTCTAAAACCGGAAAATACTTGGCCCGCTTTCGAAGAGGCTCTGCAACACGGGATGACCACTTTAGAGCTGGACACCGTTCTAACTAAAGATCAAAAAATCGTAATACATCACGACTCGAACACAAATCCTGCGATTTGCACTAAGAAAGACGGCACTGAGATCTCTTCAGTCTCCCTGTATGATCTGACTCTGGCAGAGCTGAAACAATTGGATTGCGGCTCTAAGAAGAATATTAACTTCCCGGAACAGGCTTCCGTCCCAGGCACAGAACTCATCACTCTCGGCGAATTCTTCGATAAGATCAAAACCTGGGAAAGAACAGGAAAACGTCCTAAACTTCCCAAATTCAATATTGAGACCAAGTTCCCAAATGATGAGAATTCGAACGTGTCTCCCGAGATCTTAGAAGCTCACGTAAGTCTTCTTTTAAAAACGATAGAGGCGGCAGGCATGGTAGATAGAAGTACTGTGCAATCCTTCTATCTTCCCGCATTGAGCATAGCTAAGAAGAAGAATCCGAGGATCAAGACCTCCGCATTATTCTCTCTTACTTATCCGCAAGGGATGGCGATGAAATTAGGGTTCGGAGACTCCCGAAGACATGCAGTTTTGGAAAAAACCAAAGAGTTGAAAGCGGATATTATCTCGCCTTATTTTCTGTATGTTTCCCATGATTTCGTGACACAAGCGCATTCATTAGGAATTCGTGTTATACCTTGGACGGTAAACGATCCGGAAGAAATGAGAAGACTGATACGTGTCGGAGTAGACGGGATTATTAGCGACTATCCGGATCGACTGAATTCGGTTTTAAAAGAGACTGTGACTCCCTGATTTCGGTCCAATTCCGGATTAAAAGTTTGAATTCTTTGTGTTTTTACGGAGGAATTTCTCCATTCATCTCCGCAAAGAGGATGCTCGGTTGTCGGATAATCCTAAAAAATATTCGACAACTCGATCGGATTTTCTATGCTACCAGGCTGTGAGACGACCTCTTACAGCTTTTGCGATTCTACTAACGTGCATTTGCACTAGTCCTATATTCGCTTCTCCCATCCAGAACGGAGTGATTTCCGTTTCCGAAAGATCACTGAAGGAAAATCCGGAAGCGATTTCTCTGGAAGGAGATTGGCAATTCGCATACGGAGAATTTGTAGATCCCAAAGAGACGGCTAAATTCAAGAGCTGGGAGATCCTGCCCATCCCTCATTCGTGGCAGGGAAGACAAAGTGGTGATAAGGTCCTTCCAAGAGAAGGTGCAGCAACATTACGTTTAGTCCTAAAATTCCCTGCAGAAGATATTGGAAAGGAGATCGGCCTATTTCTTCCTGACTTCGCATCCGCATATAAATTATATTACAATGGCAAGTTGCTCTATTCATCAGGAAGCCCAAGTTTTCGAGCAGAGACGGAGATCGCAAAGATCAAGCCTGTGTATCTGCCCTTGCGAATAGAGAAAGAAGAGACTGAATTACTTCTTCATGGCTCGAATTGGATCAATAATTTCGGTGGATTTTGGCAGGTCCCCAAGATCGGGACCGTAGCCGAGATCAATCAGGAAAAGCTCATCAGCCAAGTCAGAGAGTCCTTTCTCTTTGGCGGACTCCTTATGATAGGGCTTTATCATATCGGTTTATTCTTATTTAGAAGAAGGGAGAAGTCTGCCTTATACTTTGCATTGTTTGCGTTCCTTCTCGCATTGAGAAACGTGTTAGTAGGAAGTCGCTTAGTCTTGGACCTATTCCCGAACTTTCCTTGGGAATCGCTCTTTCGTTTAGAATTCTTTTCCTTTTATACTTCCGTTCCTATATTCTTACTATTCCATCGTTCTTTATTCCCCAAAGACACTCATGCGGTAGTCGTTTACGGGGCTTGGGTGCTCGCGATCGGATACGATATTACCCTTTTATTAAACGTTTCCTTCTTTACCACACTGCTTGCCCCGTTCCAGATCGTTGCCGGGATCCTAGTCATCTATGTCTTGGTCACTGCCTGCATCGGGGTATGGAGAAAAAGAGAGGATTCTTTCTTATTCTTAGCAGGTTTCTTTACTCTCGGCTCAACTGTCGTAACGGATCTTCTATTGGATCGCTTGAATATCAGAGGAGTGAATACTTCTCCGTACGGTCTGTTGATCTTCACTATGTTCCAATCGCTCATCCTTTCTCGCAGGATCGCAAGAGCCTTCCGTAAATCGGAAGTGCTGAGCGAGAACCTAAAGATCACAAACAGCGCACTGAATATCCTAAAAGATAATTTGGAAGTCATGGTACGAGAAAAGACTTCCGAGCTAAATCATTCCTTGGAAAGGATCCGAAAGGATCTATTGGTCGCACAACGGATCCAGATGAAACTCTTTCCGGAGAATTCGGAGTCCTATAAAGAATTAAAGTACGCAGTAAAATATCTTCCAAGAGATGAGGTAGGTGGAGACTTCTACGACATATTCGAAATCTCTCCCGGAGTATATCGGATCTTCCTCGCGGATGCCACAGGACACGGAGTGCAAGCAGCGCTTGTAACCATGGCGATCAAGGCCGAATACGAAGGAATTAAATTCGGAGCCAAGGACCCGGGCTTCTGTTTGGATCTTCTGGACGATAAGTTCCAGAGAAAGTTCTCTTCTTTAGGTACGATCTTTTCTTCCATCATCGTAGATATTTATGCTAGAGAGAATCGATTGGTCTATGCATCCGCAGGACATCCGGATCAGGTCTTATTCACTTCCTCCGAAGCCCTTACCTTAAGAAGGACAGGTGCGATCGTCGGCTTAAGGAACAATAAGACTTACGAAAATGTGGAGAAAGTCTTCTATAGTGGAGACAGGATCTTTCTTTTCTCGGATGGAGTATTCGAACAATTCAATTCCCAAAGAGAAGCCTGGGGAGAGGCCAGATTGAGATCTAGGCTCTCCGAATTATCGAAAGAGCCGATAGAACATATCCCAGATCTCGTAATCAATGATATCAAAACCTGGCTGGGAAATTCTCAGCCCCAAGATGATATTAGCCTGATCGCAGTAGAAAGGGTCTAGACCCCATCACTCTTCGTCTTCTTCGAGTCCTAGATAGAATAAAGCCCATAAGGTATCGAAGAGGATTTGCATTAATAGTGCGAATCTTTCCTCTCTATCCTCGACGGATTGGTAATCTTCGATCAGGAATGAGACAAAGGGTTCCAATATCTTTCTTTCTTCCAAGTCGGGGATCGCGTTCAGGGTCTTGAGGCTGAATTTTTCCTCCGCAGGAACATTATGAAAGTTTAATCTAGTATTGATCACTGTAACCGCTATTTCCAAGAGCT
Protein-coding regions in this window:
- a CDS encoding sensor domain-containing diguanylate cyclase; translated protein: MKNYWIRNLNFLENMEDAILIVDAKGKVLDSNHSAQNMGLLPEKNNVKERFWYSKLVDQDPKEHSYLTIPLPSGKKRFVCRTISILVDEKEPAKAFYFRDLTDQILYQAKAKRFESLFRRRELKIRELEIRDKLTGLFNRMYTIEAFQAEVHRAERSESKIGVVYFDVDRLKAINEIYGTSKGDEFLKAFGKILLDNSRRSDISSRVAGEEFLLLLPGASRNIVLERAEKIRRLFSEFSITEKSKAIQASVSVGVAMFPEDGSTQDILLKEAQAALSVAKKSGRNRVVSTSRGDFEI
- a CDS encoding MIP/aquaporin family protein, translating into MLSPFFGELLGTFTLILLGDGVVAGVLLEKSKAKDSGWMVITSAWAFAVIIGVFVAKAFGSPDAHLNPAITLGFAVQSGNYSKILTYIPAQLLGAFLGASAVYMHYLPHWKETKDKGKILAVFSTDPAIKHRSSNFISEFLGTFVLVLGVYSIFSPQITDLTTPMGILSVGILVWAIGLSMGGTTGYAINPARDLGPRLAHSILPIPNKGPSGWEYAWLPVLAPLAGGVVGGFLLKVFFGS
- a CDS encoding glycerophosphodiester phosphodiesterase, coding for MKLFFLKTFSLILAAFLFYCGGDQIRNQPMDGTLDSQGHRGARGLKPENTWPAFEEALQHGMTTLELDTVLTKDQKIVIHHDSNTNPAICTKKDGTEISSVSLYDLTLAELKQLDCGSKKNINFPEQASVPGTELITLGEFFDKIKTWERTGKRPKLPKFNIETKFPNDENSNVSPEILEAHVSLLLKTIEAAGMVDRSTVQSFYLPALSIAKKKNPRIKTSALFSLTYPQGMAMKLGFGDSRRHAVLEKTKELKADIISPYFLYVSHDFVTQAHSLGIRVIPWTVNDPEEMRRLIRVGVDGIISDYPDRLNSVLKETVTP
- a CDS encoding SpoIIE family protein phosphatase, producing MSDNPKKYSTTRSDFLCYQAVRRPLTAFAILLTCICTSPIFASPIQNGVISVSERSLKENPEAISLEGDWQFAYGEFVDPKETAKFKSWEILPIPHSWQGRQSGDKVLPREGAATLRLVLKFPAEDIGKEIGLFLPDFASAYKLYYNGKLLYSSGSPSFRAETEIAKIKPVYLPLRIEKEETELLLHGSNWINNFGGFWQVPKIGTVAEINQEKLISQVRESFLFGGLLMIGLYHIGLFLFRRREKSALYFALFAFLLALRNVLVGSRLVLDLFPNFPWESLFRLEFFSFYTSVPIFLLFHRSLFPKDTHAVVVYGAWVLAIGYDITLLLNVSFFTTLLAPFQIVAGILVIYVLVTACIGVWRKREDSFLFLAGFFTLGSTVVTDLLLDRLNIRGVNTSPYGLLIFTMFQSLILSRRIARAFRKSEVLSENLKITNSALNILKDNLEVMVREKTSELNHSLERIRKDLLVAQRIQMKLFPENSESYKELKYAVKYLPRDEVGGDFYDIFEISPGVYRIFLADATGHGVQAALVTMAIKAEYEGIKFGAKDPGFCLDLLDDKFQRKFSSLGTIFSSIIVDIYARENRLVYASAGHPDQVLFTSSEALTLRRTGAIVGLRNNKTYENVEKVFYSGDRIFLFSDGVFEQFNSQREAWGEARLRSRLSELSKEPIEHIPDLVINDIKTWLGNSQPQDDISLIAVERV
- a CDS encoding DUF4442 domain-containing protein, yielding MKLYKTDKKESLSTWWLRLRLNYWPCIWCTGGKIQFISSDYKELHVGLKKNLRTLNRVGTIYGGSIYSSVDPYFMLLMMWILGPEYVVWDKAAKVKFVRPIVGKVKAKFLITEELIERTRQGILEKGEIVFDLPVKYEDEEGKVYATFEKTIYAASKEFYEKKLASKNMTSSFKPS
- a CDS encoding class I SAM-dependent methyltransferase, whose translation is MGHVERFEGERAQIYERRISKMIPFYDGIMELVATELLAITPESGNILSVGCGTGGDFKSLLKIAPERFSITGIDPSPEMIEQAVRKYKEIHFECKTVDQLPLDPKFHSATLLLVLHFIEDDGGKLSLLKEIYDRLRPGGSLILFDLFKSMPEEDDTLHSYVRSYLLQFKGWEEEALTQYLKRFYELHRIPESRYLELFKEAGFSRVQRKFQAFHVGGWMATKKA